In the genome of Ensifer adhaerens, one region contains:
- a CDS encoding transcriptional regulator, IclR family, with amino-acid sequence MSNVGAKETGTLGKAIAVLDLVARSPSPMRFSDLLAETGEPRGTLHRRLKHMLDEGLLEIGRDGRYRLGLRLMHFASLAWARNEIRIIARPHLEALQEKVGETVHFGVLTGVEIAYLDKVEARQNVRMHSHVGAVSPAYCTGIGKAALAMLDDQVLAGLLPNISFRQYTPTTVRDSDELRTALLNVRQQGVAYDLEEHEPGICCIAVGIAAGDKACGISITAPAYRADRQRLDSWRADLAEAARRIGFELTARLGPSIHSIE; translated from the coding sequence GTGAGTAACGTGGGCGCGAAAGAGACAGGAACCCTGGGCAAGGCGATCGCGGTCCTCGACCTTGTCGCCCGGTCGCCGTCGCCCATGCGCTTTTCGGACCTTCTCGCTGAAACGGGTGAGCCCCGGGGCACGCTGCATCGGCGCTTGAAGCATATGCTGGACGAGGGATTGCTGGAAATAGGTCGTGACGGTCGATACCGTCTGGGCTTGCGCCTCATGCATTTTGCCTCCCTGGCATGGGCGCGCAACGAAATCCGCATCATCGCCCGTCCGCATCTCGAGGCCTTACAGGAAAAGGTGGGCGAGACCGTGCACTTCGGTGTCCTGACCGGCGTCGAGATCGCCTATCTCGACAAGGTCGAGGCCAGGCAGAATGTCCGCATGCATTCGCATGTCGGCGCGGTGTCCCCCGCCTATTGCACCGGGATTGGAAAAGCGGCGCTCGCCATGCTGGATGATCAGGTTCTGGCCGGCTTGCTGCCAAACATAAGCTTCAGGCAATATACACCGACAACAGTAAGGGACAGTGATGAATTGCGCACCGCTTTGTTGAACGTTCGTCAGCAGGGTGTGGCCTATGATCTGGAGGAGCATGAACCCGGCATCTGTTGCATCGCCGTGGGAATTGCGGCCGGAGATAAGGCTTGCGGCATTTCCATTACCGCACCGGCGTATCGGGCAGACAGGCAGAGGCTTGATTCGTGGCGGGCCGACCTTGCCGAGGCGGCCAGGCGAATCGGGTTCGAATTGACTGCACGACTGGGTCCGTCGATACATTCCATCGAGTAG
- a CDS encoding 2-dehydro-3-deoxygalactonokinase, which translates to MTDPALIAVDWGTSSFRLWVLDKDANVLSESRGGDGMLFAAREGFGNVLLRHLKAAKAPADKPILICGMAGARGGWAEAGYVETPAELSAISKGAIAAPGVKRDIRILPGLCQRLAGRPDVMRGEETQLLGAASALTERSLVCMPGTHSKWVTVDEGRVEGFSTYMTGELYDAISKHTILAAPDKTVAEGADSASFRDAVRAAFAQPGRVTSQLFAARSGQLLNGATPAAALAHISGTLIGAEIGGATGSDNRYRIRLVASGAMRALYESALTTVEIAFESIDADDAVRRGLTTAADEIWS; encoded by the coding sequence ATGACTGACCCTGCCCTGATTGCTGTCGATTGGGGGACCTCTTCCTTTAGGCTCTGGGTTCTCGACAAGGACGCCAACGTGCTTTCCGAAAGCCGCGGCGGCGACGGCATGCTGTTTGCGGCGCGGGAAGGCTTCGGCAATGTGCTGCTCCGGCATCTGAAGGCCGCGAAAGCCCCGGCAGACAAGCCCATCCTCATCTGCGGCATGGCGGGGGCCCGCGGCGGCTGGGCAGAGGCCGGCTATGTCGAAACACCGGCCGAGCTTTCGGCGATCAGCAAGGGTGCCATCGCGGCCCCTGGCGTCAAGCGCGATATTCGCATCCTGCCCGGGCTTTGCCAGCGACTGGCAGGGCGGCCGGATGTGATGCGCGGTGAGGAGACGCAATTGCTTGGCGCCGCCAGCGCCCTGACAGAGCGTTCGCTGGTCTGCATGCCCGGGACGCACTCCAAGTGGGTCACAGTCGATGAAGGTCGCGTCGAGGGCTTTTCCACCTACATGACGGGCGAACTTTACGACGCGATCAGCAAGCACACGATCCTGGCCGCACCGGACAAGACGGTCGCGGAAGGCGCCGACAGCGCGTCCTTCAGGGACGCTGTGCGGGCCGCATTCGCCCAGCCGGGCCGGGTCACCAGCCAGCTGTTTGCCGCACGCTCCGGACAGCTTCTCAATGGCGCCACCCCGGCTGCGGCGCTCGCTCATATCTCCGGCACCCTGATCGGTGCGGAAATCGGCGGCGCGACCGGCAGCGACAACCGGTACAGGATTCGCCTTGTGGCCTCCGGCGCCATGCGCGCATTGTATGAGAGCGCACTGACGACGGTGGAGATCGCCTTTGAAAGCATTGATGCAGATGACGCCGTCCGTCGGGGGTTGACCACCGCCGCCGACGAAATCTGGTCCTGA
- a CDS encoding L-glutamine synthetase yields the protein MTKFKLEYIWLDGYKPVPNLRGKTQIKEFDEFPTLEQLPLWGFDGSSTQQAEGHSSDCVLKPVAIYPDPVRTNGALVMCEVMMPDGVTPHPSNARATILDDEGAWFGFEQEYFFYKDGRPLGFPEQGYPAPQGPYYTGVGYKNVGDIAREIVEEHLDICLEAGINHEGINAEVAKGQWEFQIFGKGSKRAADEIWMARYLLERVCEKYGVDVEYHCKPLGDTDWNGSGMHCNFSTKYMREVGGKAYFEALMAQFAKNWKEHIDVYGPDNDKRLTGKHETAPWNKFSYGVADRGASIRVPHSFVKNDYRGYLEDRRPNSQGDPYQIASRVLQTIAEVPLPASAAA from the coding sequence ATGACCAAGTTTAAGCTCGAGTATATCTGGCTCGATGGTTACAAGCCGGTTCCGAACCTGCGCGGCAAGACACAGATCAAGGAATTCGACGAGTTCCCGACGCTCGAACAGCTCCCGCTCTGGGGCTTCGATGGCTCCTCCACCCAGCAGGCTGAAGGTCACAGCTCCGACTGCGTTCTGAAGCCGGTCGCGATCTATCCGGATCCGGTCCGCACCAACGGCGCGCTCGTCATGTGCGAAGTCATGATGCCCGATGGCGTCACGCCGCATCCGTCGAATGCCCGCGCCACGATCCTCGACGACGAAGGCGCCTGGTTCGGCTTCGAACAGGAATATTTCTTCTACAAGGACGGTCGTCCGCTCGGCTTCCCGGAACAGGGCTACCCGGCTCCGCAGGGTCCGTACTACACCGGCGTTGGCTACAAGAACGTCGGCGACATCGCGCGCGAGATCGTGGAAGAACACCTCGACATCTGCCTCGAAGCCGGCATCAACCACGAAGGCATCAACGCCGAAGTGGCCAAGGGCCAGTGGGAATTCCAGATTTTCGGCAAGGGCTCCAAGCGCGCCGCCGACGAAATCTGGATGGCACGCTACCTGCTTGAGCGCGTTTGCGAAAAGTACGGCGTCGACGTCGAATACCATTGCAAGCCGCTCGGCGATACCGACTGGAACGGCTCGGGCATGCACTGCAACTTCTCCACCAAGTACATGCGCGAAGTTGGCGGCAAGGCCTATTTCGAAGCGCTCATGGCCCAGTTCGCCAAGAACTGGAAGGAGCACATCGACGTGTACGGTCCGGACAACGACAAGCGCCTGACCGGCAAGCACGAGACGGCTCCGTGGAACAAGTTCTCCTACGGCGTTGCTGACCGTGGCGCCTCGATCCGCGTTCCGCACTCCTTTGTCAAGAACGACTACCGCGGTTACCTGGAAGATCGTCGCCCGAACTCGCAAGGGGACCCCTACCAGATCGCTTCGCGCGTTCTCCAGACGATCGCCGAAGTTCCGCTGCCGGCTTCTGCTGCAGCCTGA
- a CDS encoding Sugar lactone lactonase YvrE, translating into MKTHEFRGRALDENNLHLGEGPTYDRATDTAYWFNIVDKELHALELSTGKKQVHALPAMCSVLARIDGKRQALVSENGIYIRDRETGATELVVEIEADQPHMRSNDGRVHQSGALWFGTMTKTGEGRKGAGAIYHVAGRKVTKLFSGLSIPNSICFSPDGATAYFVDTMENVIKSVAVDPKTGLPAGEPRVFSDEREAGGAADGAVCDADGNVWSAHWDGGSVHQFDPSGRKLGIYKLPTPQTSCPAFIGQNADRLMVTSASEGMDEARLAAEPQAGFTFDLGIKVNGRFEPDFKWVD; encoded by the coding sequence ATGAAAACGCACGAATTCCGGGGCCGTGCCCTCGATGAAAACAATCTCCATCTCGGCGAAGGCCCGACCTACGACCGTGCGACCGACACGGCGTACTGGTTCAACATCGTCGACAAGGAGCTGCATGCGCTGGAGCTTTCGACAGGCAAGAAGCAGGTCCATGCGCTTCCAGCCATGTGCTCGGTGCTGGCCCGCATCGACGGCAAGCGCCAGGCGCTCGTTTCGGAAAACGGCATCTATATCCGCGATCGCGAGACGGGTGCGACCGAGTTGGTGGTCGAAATCGAGGCCGATCAGCCGCATATGCGCTCCAATGACGGGCGTGTACACCAGAGCGGCGCACTGTGGTTCGGCACGATGACGAAGACCGGCGAAGGCCGCAAGGGCGCCGGCGCGATCTATCATGTCGCGGGGCGAAAGGTGACGAAGCTCTTTTCCGGCCTTTCCATTCCCAACAGCATCTGCTTCTCGCCTGATGGCGCAACGGCCTATTTTGTTGACACGATGGAAAACGTCATCAAGAGCGTTGCCGTCGATCCGAAGACGGGTCTGCCCGCCGGCGAGCCGCGTGTATTCTCTGATGAGCGCGAGGCAGGCGGAGCGGCCGATGGCGCGGTCTGCGATGCGGACGGCAACGTCTGGAGCGCGCATTGGGATGGCGGCAGCGTCCACCAGTTCGATCCCTCGGGCCGCAAGCTCGGCATCTACAAGCTGCCGACACCGCAGACCTCCTGCCCCGCCTTTATCGGGCAGAATGCCGACCGGCTGATGGTCACCAGCGCCTCAGAGGGCATGGATGAGGCCCGACTTGCAGCCGAGCCGCAGGCTGGCTTTACCTTCGATCTCGGGATCAAGGTGAACGGCCGGTTCGAGCCTGACTTCAAGTGGGTCGACTGA
- a CDS encoding NADPH2:quinone reductase gives MGNFRPEHSVKNSISKQQATPGEVQIDAVPGVASEKEDMDMDIQIEIRAHGAADVLTVNANVAKNPGPGEIRLRQHAIGVNFVDIYHRTGSYPVPGLPVVPGVEGAGIVEAVGEGVTHVAPGDRVAYAGLPLGAYASTRLLPAWRAIRLPEAVSFDLAAGSMLRGLTVAMLTSRVFQLAAGQTILVHAGAGGLGQYLTRWSKHLGATVITTVSSDEKAHISRDCGADHVIVGRDTDYVAEVQALTGGKGADFILDGIGGEGLARNFQAIRAFGIVASVGQPAGPIPPIPVSALSARSASLARPSVIAFITDPEAYAKAAAAVFEMMAQGVTASIGATYPLAEAHRVHEDMEAGKTTGSLVLIP, from the coding sequence ATGGGGAATTTTCGCCCCGAACATTCTGTGAAAAATTCCATCTCGAAGCAACAGGCAACCCCCGGCGAGGTGCAGATTGACGCTGTACCGGGCGTTGCCTCAGAGAAAGAGGACATGGACATGGATATCCAGATCGAAATCCGGGCGCACGGGGCCGCCGACGTTCTGACCGTCAACGCGAACGTGGCGAAGAACCCCGGCCCCGGCGAAATCCGTCTGCGGCAGCATGCGATCGGCGTCAATTTCGTCGACATCTATCACCGGACGGGTTCCTATCCCGTTCCGGGCCTGCCGGTCGTGCCAGGCGTCGAGGGGGCAGGCATCGTCGAGGCGGTTGGCGAGGGCGTAACCCATGTCGCGCCGGGGGATCGCGTGGCCTATGCCGGGCTACCGCTGGGCGCCTATGCAAGCACGCGGCTCCTGCCGGCATGGCGTGCGATCCGTCTGCCCGAGGCGGTTTCGTTCGACCTTGCCGCCGGCTCGATGCTGCGTGGGCTGACGGTTGCCATGCTGACGAGCCGGGTTTTCCAGCTGGCAGCCGGACAGACGATTCTCGTTCACGCCGGCGCCGGCGGACTTGGGCAGTATCTGACCCGCTGGTCGAAGCATCTGGGGGCAACCGTCATCACGACCGTCAGCAGCGATGAAAAGGCTCACATTTCCAGAGATTGTGGCGCAGACCACGTAATCGTGGGCCGCGACACGGACTATGTGGCCGAAGTTCAGGCGCTGACCGGAGGCAAGGGTGCCGATTTCATTCTGGACGGCATCGGTGGAGAAGGCCTTGCGCGGAATTTCCAGGCGATCCGCGCCTTCGGCATCGTCGCAAGCGTGGGCCAGCCAGCGGGTCCGATCCCGCCGATTCCGGTCTCCGCCCTGAGTGCGCGATCCGCATCCCTGGCCCGTCCGAGTGTCATTGCCTTTATCACCGACCCGGAGGCTTACGCCAAGGCGGCGGCAGCAGTCTTCGAGATGATGGCACAGGGTGTCACAGCCTCGATTGGCGCAACCTACCCTCTGGCGGAGGCGCACAGGGTGCACGAGGATATGGAAGCGGGAAAGACGACCGGGAGCCTCGTGCTCATTCCCTGA
- a CDS encoding 2-dehydro-3-deoxyphosphogalactonate aldolase, with the protein MPVPVPFPPIRYPVVAILRGLKPEEAQDIVGALIDEGFEAIEIPLNSPEPFRSIEIAARLAPSSALIGAGTILSVGDVNQLHDAGGRLFVSPNVDVPVLTRAVDLGMVTLPGVFTATEALAAARAGATGLKFFPASVLGPEGINAIRAVLPADLMIAAVGGVSDKNFGEYAKVGIKAFGLGSSLYKPGMKVAEVQLRARATIAAYDAVFGANKA; encoded by the coding sequence ATGCCCGTCCCCGTTCCCTTTCCACCCATCCGCTATCCGGTGGTCGCCATCCTGCGCGGCCTGAAGCCCGAGGAGGCGCAGGACATTGTCGGCGCGCTGATCGATGAGGGCTTTGAAGCGATCGAAATTCCGCTGAACTCGCCCGAGCCGTTCCGTTCGATCGAAATTGCCGCGCGGCTCGCCCCGTCCTCGGCCCTGATCGGTGCCGGGACGATCTTGTCGGTTGGCGATGTCAATCAGCTGCACGACGCCGGCGGCCGGCTTTTCGTCAGCCCGAACGTGGACGTGCCTGTGCTCACGCGCGCCGTGGATCTCGGCATGGTTACCCTGCCGGGGGTCTTTACCGCCACCGAAGCCCTGGCTGCTGCCCGCGCGGGAGCAACCGGTCTCAAGTTCTTCCCTGCTTCGGTGCTGGGGCCGGAGGGGATCAACGCCATCCGCGCCGTCCTGCCCGCAGACCTGATGATTGCCGCGGTCGGTGGCGTCTCCGACAAGAATTTCGGCGAATATGCAAAGGTGGGGATCAAGGCCTTCGGTCTTGGCTCCAGCCTCTACAAGCCCGGCATGAAGGTCGCGGAAGTGCAGTTGCGCGCCCGCGCCACGATTGCCGCCTACGATGCCGTCTTCGGAGCCAACAAAGCATGA
- a CDS encoding O-acetylserine/cysteine efflux transporter: MRPREILLALFVVVAWGVNFVIIEIGLGTMPPLLLAALRFAVAALPAVFIPRPAVPWPRFIFIGLVLFTGQFALLFISMKVGMPAGLASVVIQSQAFLTGPIAALVLGEKISPRQIGGTVIAFLGLAAIATTAGGGGVTLIGLLLSLGAALCWAIGNVALRGAGKVDMFAMVTWLSIVPPLPLLALSFLFEGPQAIETAFLHMGWAGIGAVAYIAIVSTNIGYGIWAYLLKLYPAAEVAPFSLLVPIVGILSAALLLGEQFGAVRLAGMVLVFVGLIVAVFPFGRFRARFHPTSG, translated from the coding sequence ATGAGGCCGCGCGAAATTCTGCTGGCGCTTTTCGTCGTCGTCGCCTGGGGCGTGAACTTCGTCATCATCGAGATAGGGCTCGGCACCATGCCGCCGCTCCTTCTGGCAGCGCTTCGCTTCGCCGTCGCGGCGCTTCCGGCTGTTTTCATTCCGCGCCCGGCCGTGCCGTGGCCGCGTTTCATCTTCATCGGACTCGTGCTGTTCACCGGACAGTTCGCGCTGCTCTTCATCAGCATGAAGGTCGGCATGCCGGCGGGCCTTGCCTCCGTCGTCATCCAGTCCCAGGCGTTCCTGACCGGTCCGATCGCGGCCCTGGTCCTCGGGGAGAAGATCAGTCCCCGCCAAATAGGCGGTACGGTGATTGCTTTCCTGGGACTTGCGGCGATCGCGACGACGGCCGGCGGCGGAGGCGTGACGCTGATCGGCCTGCTTCTCTCGCTGGGGGCAGCCCTCTGCTGGGCCATTGGCAACGTGGCGCTGCGCGGCGCGGGGAAGGTCGACATGTTCGCCATGGTCACCTGGCTCAGCATCGTCCCGCCGCTGCCTCTGCTCGCGCTCTCCTTCCTCTTCGAGGGGCCGCAGGCGATCGAGACGGCGTTCCTTCACATGGGGTGGGCGGGCATCGGCGCCGTCGCTTACATTGCGATCGTCTCGACCAATATCGGTTACGGCATTTGGGCCTATCTGCTGAAGCTCTATCCGGCGGCTGAGGTCGCGCCCTTTTCGCTGCTGGTGCCCATTGTCGGCATCCTGTCGGCGGCGCTGCTGCTTGGCGAACAGTTCGGGGCTGTTCGCCTCGCCGGCATGGTGCTGGTCTTCGTCGGGCTGATCGTGGCCGTATTTCCCTTTGGCAGGTTCAGGGCGCGATTCCACCCGACATCCGGATGA
- a CDS encoding NAD(P)-dependent dehydrogenase, short-chain alcohol dehydrogenase family, producing the protein MQPDSVQYACLRDAQVLVTGGASGIGASLVQGFARQGARTAFIDIDGAAGAQLTHALSDAVHVPHFIQADLSRVDEAQAAVRLAAERLGGLKILVNNAARDDRHDPATISEAEWDASLSVNLKPLMFVTQAAVPYLERASGAAVVNFSSIAYLLNMGDLPAYGAAKAGIIGLTKVLAGHFGPAGIRVNAVLPGMVVTERQKTLWLTEAGIANFVAGRQCLKRPLAAVDLVGPCLFLASSQSAAMTAQSIIVDGGVF; encoded by the coding sequence ATGCAACCGGACAGCGTACAATACGCCTGTTTGCGGGATGCGCAGGTTCTTGTGACGGGAGGGGCCAGCGGCATCGGTGCCAGCCTCGTCCAGGGCTTTGCGCGCCAGGGCGCCCGTACCGCTTTCATCGATATCGACGGCGCCGCCGGGGCACAACTGACCCATGCCCTTTCCGACGCGGTCCATGTTCCGCATTTCATTCAGGCCGACCTGTCGCGTGTCGACGAGGCGCAGGCCGCGGTCCGCCTGGCCGCCGAGCGACTGGGGGGCCTCAAGATCCTTGTCAACAATGCCGCGCGTGACGACCGCCATGATCCGGCAACGATCAGCGAGGCGGAATGGGATGCGAGCCTGTCCGTCAATCTCAAGCCGCTGATGTTCGTCACCCAGGCCGCCGTGCCCTATCTTGAACGGGCGTCCGGTGCGGCGGTCGTGAACTTCTCCTCCATTGCCTATCTGCTCAACATGGGTGACCTGCCGGCCTATGGCGCAGCCAAGGCCGGCATCATCGGACTGACCAAGGTGCTCGCCGGACACTTCGGCCCCGCCGGCATTCGGGTGAACGCGGTTCTGCCCGGCATGGTGGTGACCGAGCGGCAAAAGACATTATGGCTAACCGAGGCAGGCATCGCCAATTTCGTGGCAGGCCGGCAATGTCTCAAGCGACCGCTCGCGGCGGTCGATCTGGTGGGCCCCTGCCTTTTCCTTGCCTCGTCGCAGTCGGCTGCGATGACGGCGCAATCGATCATCGTTGACGGAGGCGTTTTTTGA
- a CDS encoding diguanylate cyclase (GGDEF) domain-containing protein produces MKSANAEFFLQAEQATGFTDPLTGLGNGNRLREKVTQLAAERADDPAPFTIGIANLDGFRPINDLFGRDAGDEILCQVAHRLSACMPNGAVVTRQGSDEFAFVLPLVFERHGAERIGAMFKEVLSAPYDLGDRHVRLSASFGFAVYPFAGEDFRDLLKSAETALYRSKRKGSGRVTVYSSEIADEMHRSTQIEQALRNAIIADEVDVHFQPIVNLSGDEIVGFEALARWTDADLGFVSPAVFVPLAEERGFIDILTETLLRKAAAAAVAWPHDLFLSFNLSSAQLTDLRTSQNVMSIINRVGLDPRRLELEITETAVVADPETASKIIADLRAEGIRISLDDFGTGQSSLGRLMDFSFDKLKIDRAFVSRITQDPAAEHIIKAIVAMCEGLGLEVVAEGVEDFTEALKLKALGCGMAQGYFYGKPMDRNAVKTFLAEKYVDFTGHYGRN; encoded by the coding sequence GTGAAATCTGCGAATGCAGAGTTTTTCCTGCAAGCAGAGCAGGCCACCGGTTTCACTGATCCCCTGACCGGGTTGGGAAACGGCAACCGTCTGCGCGAGAAGGTCACCCAGCTTGCCGCCGAACGCGCGGACGATCCCGCGCCTTTCACCATCGGCATCGCCAATCTGGATGGCTTCCGACCGATCAATGACCTCTTTGGTCGCGACGCCGGCGACGAAATCCTCTGCCAGGTTGCCCACCGGCTGAGCGCCTGCATGCCGAATGGCGCGGTCGTCACCCGACAGGGCAGCGACGAATTTGCCTTCGTGCTTCCGCTCGTCTTCGAACGCCATGGCGCCGAACGGATCGGTGCCATGTTCAAGGAAGTGCTCTCCGCCCCCTACGATCTCGGGGATCGCCACGTGCGGCTCTCCGCCTCCTTCGGCTTCGCGGTCTATCCCTTCGCGGGGGAGGATTTCCGCGATCTTCTCAAGAGCGCCGAGACGGCTCTCTATCGCTCCAAGCGCAAGGGAAGCGGACGCGTCACTGTCTATTCGAGCGAGATTGCCGACGAAATGCACCGCTCGACCCAGATCGAGCAGGCGCTTCGGAACGCCATTATTGCCGATGAAGTCGACGTGCATTTCCAGCCCATCGTCAATTTGTCGGGCGATGAGATCGTCGGCTTCGAGGCGCTCGCGCGCTGGACGGATGCCGATCTCGGATTCGTCTCGCCCGCCGTCTTCGTGCCCCTCGCTGAAGAGCGCGGATTCATCGATATCCTGACGGAAACGTTGCTGCGCAAGGCAGCGGCGGCGGCGGTCGCCTGGCCACACGACCTTTTCCTCTCCTTCAATCTTTCCTCGGCACAGTTGACGGACCTGCGCACAAGCCAGAACGTCATGTCGATCATCAACCGTGTCGGTCTGGACCCGCGCCGGCTTGAGCTTGAGATTACGGAAACCGCCGTGGTGGCCGATCCGGAAACTGCTTCCAAGATTATCGCCGACCTGCGGGCCGAAGGCATTCGCATCTCGCTCGACGATTTCGGAACCGGCCAGTCCAGTCTGGGTCGGCTGATGGATTTCAGCTTCGACAAGCTGAAGATCGATCGCGCCTTCGTTTCCCGCATCACCCAGGACCCGGCGGCCGAGCACATCATCAAGGCAATCGTCGCCATGTGCGAGGGGCTCGGCCTGGAGGTTGTGGCGGAAGGCGTCGAGGATTTTACCGAGGCGCTGAAGCTCAAGGCGCTGGGCTGCGGCATGGCGCAGGGCTATTTCTACGGCAAGCCCATGGATCGCAACGCGGTCAAGACATTCCTCGCCGAGAAATACGTGGACTTCACCGGCCATTACGGTCGCAACTGA
- a CDS encoding DNA-binding transcriptional regulator, LysR family translates to MVDWQDLRHFLALASAGSLSGAARVLRVEHATVARRVAALEEAMGMRLVDRRGRQLTLTAEGERVAKVALRMEAETEALAQIRNSAGGVEGEVTLSVPPSYAEARLMQPLAKVRADHPGLRLRIIGETRYASLERREADIAIRLLRPEKGEFTVRRIDSFALRLYASPDYLRERDKSAWDFIAYDETMDAAPQQRLLRERAGAGGYAIRASTLDMQATLARLGCGVAMLPDFLAASDAGLSAAEPDGEPFYREVWMTVHSDIKDVPSIRVVLDALSDLSRPT, encoded by the coding sequence ATGGTAGATTGGCAGGACCTGCGCCATTTCCTGGCTCTGGCCTCGGCCGGCTCGCTTTCGGGAGCAGCCCGGGTCTTGCGGGTGGAACATGCCACCGTCGCCCGCCGCGTGGCGGCGCTGGAAGAGGCCATGGGCATGCGGCTCGTGGACAGGCGTGGGCGGCAATTGACCTTGACGGCGGAAGGCGAACGGGTGGCGAAAGTCGCCCTGCGCATGGAGGCCGAGACGGAAGCGCTGGCGCAAATCCGCAATTCCGCCGGCGGCGTCGAGGGCGAGGTGACGCTGAGCGTTCCGCCAAGTTATGCGGAGGCCCGCCTCATGCAGCCGCTTGCCAAGGTTCGCGCGGATCATCCGGGCCTCCGGCTGCGCATCATCGGTGAAACGCGCTACGCCTCGCTGGAGCGCCGCGAGGCCGATATCGCGATCCGTCTTCTGCGGCCGGAAAAGGGGGAGTTCACCGTCCGCCGCATCGACAGCTTTGCCTTGCGCCTCTACGCCAGCCCGGATTACCTGCGCGAGCGCGACAAAAGCGCCTGGGATTTTATCGCTTACGATGAAACCATGGACGCCGCGCCCCAGCAGCGCCTGTTGCGAGAACGGGCCGGTGCTGGCGGATATGCGATCCGCGCCAGCACGCTCGACATGCAGGCCACGCTTGCGCGTCTCGGCTGCGGCGTGGCGATGTTGCCGGATTTCCTGGCAGCCTCCGACGCGGGCCTCAGTGCTGCCGAACCGGATGGGGAGCCGTTTTATCGTGAGGTCTGGATGACTGTTCACTCCGACATCAAGGACGTCCCCTCCATCCGGGTCGTCCTCGACGCCTTGAGTGATCTCAGTCGACCCACTTGA
- a CDS encoding regulatory protein, luxR family: MGLAKGIVLRQTLFTERDIAELWKAGASFELEFAELRTQFDVFRALKRVTADFGWRAFMVMKMPRDLEDITLSALSIICSWPAELVSRYDENGFLKRSPILARLKKSVTPFRFDMSTIPESELQGPVAKAVELFSSFNMMRGVYFPVHDVLGNRAAVMLSGDREPAEINEMLQLSMVSTLLFERIAQLQHADEKPAEELSEREVECLILTSAGRTSAEISDVLGVSEHSVNHYLNRAAKKLGTSNRTQAVAKALRIGLIR, encoded by the coding sequence ATGGGCCTCGCGAAAGGTATTGTCTTGCGACAAACATTGTTTACAGAGCGAGATATCGCCGAATTGTGGAAGGCCGGGGCCAGCTTCGAGCTGGAATTTGCCGAGCTGCGGACACAGTTCGACGTATTTCGCGCTCTCAAGCGGGTTACGGCGGATTTCGGATGGCGTGCCTTCATGGTCATGAAGATGCCGCGCGACCTCGAAGATATCACGCTTTCAGCCCTTTCCATCATCTGCAGCTGGCCGGCCGAGCTGGTCAGCCGGTATGATGAAAATGGCTTCCTGAAGCGCAGTCCGATCCTGGCAAGGTTGAAGAAGTCGGTCACGCCTTTCCGTTTCGACATGTCGACAATCCCCGAGAGCGAGTTACAAGGACCGGTTGCCAAGGCCGTTGAGCTGTTCTCCAGTTTCAACATGATGCGCGGGGTCTATTTCCCCGTCCACGACGTGCTTGGCAACCGTGCCGCCGTCATGCTGTCGGGTGACCGCGAGCCTGCTGAGATCAACGAAATGCTGCAGTTGTCGATGGTTTCGACCCTGCTTTTCGAGCGTATCGCGCAGCTGCAACATGCTGATGAAAAGCCGGCGGAAGAGTTGAGCGAGCGGGAGGTCGAGTGCCTGATCCTGACCTCTGCCGGGCGCACGAGTGCCGAGATTTCGGATGTCCTTGGCGTTTCCGAACACTCGGTCAATCACTATCTCAACCGCGCCGCCAAGAAGCTGGGAACCTCAAACCGCACCCAGGCCGTGGCGAAGGCCTTGCGGATCGGATTGATCCGGTAA